A region of the Oncorhynchus gorbuscha isolate QuinsamMale2020 ecotype Even-year linkage group LG02, OgorEven_v1.0, whole genome shotgun sequence genome:
caggtgagtaagcaccacactctcccagagtttcctgttggtcacatgtttctattaatttgtttcctaaattattctccttctctccagcataaggcactggtagattcaggcgcagctggaaactttatagatcgcggactcgctcagaggttgaggattccgttagttaaagtaaaccccccttttcccgtgcactctttagatagtcgaccattagggtcagggctggtgaagaaagccacaatttcgttggagatgattatgcaggggaatcacaaggagcgaattagtttgttccttatcgattcacctgcgtttccagttattctggggattccctggttggctattcataatcttacgatttcgtggaaacagggaactctacaggggtggtctgatgagtgttcaggcaggtgtgtaggggtttccatcggtgctacaacggtggagagtccagaccaggtttccaccgtgcgcattccagctgagtatgatgatttggctatcgttttcagtaaaaagaaagcgacccaattaccaccccataggcagggggattgcgtgataaatctccaggttaacgctgcacttcccaggagtcatgtgtatcctttgtctcaggaggagaaggaggctatggaaaattatatcactgaggctctgggacaggggtacattcggccctccatgtcacctgtctcttcgagtttcttttttgtgaagaaaaaagatggtggtttgcgtccgtgtattgattatagaggtctaaattccatcacagtgggttttagttacccactacctctcattgctacggtagtggaatcatttcacggagctcagttcttcactaaactggatctcaggagtgcttataatttggtgcgtattcggaagggagatgagtggaaaactgcatttagtactacgtcgggccattatgagtatcgcgtcatgccatacggtttaaagaatgctccagctatatttcaatccttcgtggatgaaatactcagagacctgcacggacagggtgtagtggtttatattgacgatattttgatctactccgctacacgcactgcgcatgtatctcttgtgcgtaaagttcttagacgactgctggagcatgacctgtatgtgaaggcggagaaatgtgagtttttcaaacaatcagtttccttcctgggttatcgtatttctagctctggtttggtaatggagagtgatcacgttaaggccgtgcgtaattggccgactccgaccacggtaaaggaggtgcagcggttcttgggatttgctaattactaccggaggtttatccggggttttggtcagatagctgcccctattacctcactgctgaaggggggaccggtgcgtttacagtggtcagcagaggcgaacggagcttttcataagttgaaggcgatgtttattaaagcgccggtgttggcacatccggacccttctttggcgtttatagtagaggtggacgcatccgaggctggggttggagctgtgctctcacagcgttcgggtgtgccaccgaagctccgcccctgtgcttttttttctaagaaactcgggccagcggagcggaattatgatgtgggggatagggagttgttggctatggttaaggccctgaaggtgtggagacactggcttgagggggctaagcaccctttccttatctggactgaccatcgtaacctggagtatatccgatcagctaggagaatgaatcctcgtcaggcaaggtgggccatgtttttcaccagatttaatttcactgtctcatatagaccaggttccctcaacactaaggctgacgcgctgtcaagactttacgacactgaggacaggtccatcgatcctactcccatcattccggcagctaagctggtggcaccggtagtatgggatgtggacgcggacatcgagcgggcactaaggggggaacctacgcctccacagtgtccggagggtcgtaggtacgtgccgctggctgttcgtgatcaattgattcgatgggctcattgtctaccctcgtcgggtcacccaggtgtttataggaccatgagaggtcttgagaggaagtactggtggcccactttgaggagggatgtgcgattctatgtttcctcctgttcggtgtgcgcccagagtaaggctcctagacacctgccaagaggtaaattacaacctcttcccattccacaacggccgtggacccatctttcggtggattttcttactgaccttcccccctctcagggtaacactactatcctggtcgttgtggatcggttctctaagtcctgccgtcttatcccattgcccggtctccctacggccctacagactgcggaagctcttttcacccatgtcttccggcactacggggtgcccgaggatatagtttctgatcggggcccccaatttatctcccgtgtttggagagcatttatggaacgtctgggggtctcggtcagccttacctcagggtatcacccggagagtaatggtcaggtggagagagtcaaccaggaggtgggtaggtttctgcggtcgtattgccaggaccggccaggcgagtgggcaagatatattccctgggcagaaatagcccagaattcactaagccactcttctaccaacatgtcaccatttgagtgcgtgttggggtaccagccggtcttggcaccgtggcatcagagccagactgaggctcctgcggtggaggagtgggtacagcgctctaaggagacctggagggcagtccaggagtcattacgccaagctagtataaggcagaagaagagcgctgaccgtcaccgcagtgaggcccccgtgtttgcacctggggacagggtctggctctcgacccgtaacctgcctctccacttgccctgccggaagctgggtccgcagtgtatagggccatttaaagtcctgaggagaataaatgaggtttgttatcgattatcacttccttcgtattatcgtattaacccctcatttcatgtgtctcttctcaggccggtggtagctggtcccatgcaggagaatgaggtaccggaggttcctccacccctctggacatcgaggggtccccggcgtacaagatacgagctattctggactcgagacgccgggtgagaggcttgcagtacctcgtcgactgggaggggtacggtccggaggagaggtgctgggttccggcgagggatattctagacccatccatgttgagtgaatttcatcgcctccgcccggatcgcccagcgcctcggcctccgggtcgtccccgaggccgacgtcggcgcgctgcgggagctgcgcgtcaggaggggggtactgtcacgaatattaccgaaggtgactccccttcttgttcgggtggcgctcggcggtcgtcgtcgccggtctactagctatcgccgatccgttgttctgtgttcgtttagttttgtctaattggtagcacctgtttctagtttgattgttaggatagggtatatatagtctgtttagcccgcttctgtttcgtgcgggcttgttcgtctgttttgttggttgagtgtattttgttgtattttgggttacacgctgtccggttatatttctgttcatttgtgttttcactttgtacatgttgtgtttcgggacattaaagcgtgttgtttttcccacatctttgctctctgcgcctgactccacacctcttcactcataacaGTGACAagctgggcctccgtctgtttcATTCGACCAGGATCTTACAAATTCTGGTTTGCAGACTGAGAGTAATATAATTAAATTGGGTTATGTACCttgagaacataattctcttATCAATCTTCTCCCCTTGATTTACGACAGGACGTGAGTTGTTAATCACCACTAGCTCTTTCCTTCCTCTGATTGAAGTTATTCATTGCATACCTGATCTGACCTATTTAGATTCTCATGGATAGTCATGACAGAGCTAAAGGCTGGGTCAACAGTGGTTTTGGCTACACCTACCTCCAGTAACTGGTCAGGGTAATTGGAATCTGCAGGCAGAAGGAAGAACATGCTCAGCTCCTCCCCTTTATATGGAAGCTCCAGGATTTGGAGTTTGAACTGGGGTATGTAGTTGTATGGTAACTTCTTGACTTGAACCATCATCTGCACCTGTCTTTTCTCATTCTGAAACCACACAAAAGAGGCAGGGTCATACATTCAATAATCACACACAGTACAAATGACCATAGATTCTGCCAAGACACAGAGGGTGGAAGAGtggagaacaaacacacacacacacacacgcacgcacgcacgcgcgcacacacacacacacacacgcacacacacacacgtaatcaAGAACCATGTTTAAGGACTGTATTTCCACAAGTTTTATGGCTTGAACAATTGGTGGGGCTGGTTGCAGACAGTGGATTTTCCACACTGATTTCAGAAGTATGTTTTTATGACTCAAATGGAGTCATGGAGATTTTCAGACACTGTAGTTCTCTCACCTCATTGACTTGAAAGGTGTGTTCCATGGTATCAGCTTCATGGAACTCACTTATCCATTGTGCTTTAAAGTAGACTGCATTCACAAGAACCAACCTGGTCATGCTGCTTAGAGTGCCAGGTTTCAACATCACTTTAATTTTATCTGTAGATAAAGAACACAAATAATTAACGGATCCAACTACTGAAGTTGGAGCAGACACATCCTTACATTAATGTACAATAGTTAGATTTTACACTCCTGATTTACACCAGTCATCTTACTGTCAGTTTTCTTTTCCACCCAGCTGTTGATTTGTGCTCTGGACTCCTCTGCAGCCCCTATGAAGTCCATAGCCTTCAGCTCTGCATGGTAGAACTTCTGTGTGGCTTCAATGAACTCCTAGAGGAAGCCTAAAGAGTCACTAAACTAAAGCAGCTAAGCGTTTTACCAAACAGTCTAGAGTAGAATATTTCCAATGGTCATGAATTTATTTCCTATATTTACACAATTCTCAAGTTAGGGGAAAGAGGAATGGCAACATTTGCAAACAAGGCAGTGATATTCAGTAGGGTTACTGCCTGCTGCTAGATATTTGGGAAGTAGCTGGTCTAACTCACTGGGAAGAAGTTGAAAGTCTCTTCTCCACACAGGCAGTTGACCAGTTTCAATTGGTATGAAGCTGAGGGTTTGTTGATTTTTGAGCCGAGTTTTTGAAATTCAGAGTGGACATCAGGGGCAGTGTCGAGACACAGGGTCTAGGAATAGTAGAATGAGTGAGTAGTATCTCCTACACACACTTACCAGGTTGAGTGCTGTGGCAAAGACAGACAGGGCTGGTAAATTATTATATACACATAGAACAAAATTggttgctggtgtgtgtgtgtgtgtgtgtgtgtgtctgtgtgtgtgtgtgtgtgtgtgtgtgtgtgtgtgtgtgtgtgtgtgtgtgtgtgtgtgtgtgtgtgtgtgtgtgtgtgtgtgtgtgtgtgtgtgtgtgtgtgtgtgtgtgtgtgtgtgtgtgtgtgtgtgtgtgtgtgtgtgtgtgtgtgtgtgtgtgtgtgggtgggtgtgtaggGCTACCTTTGCCATCTGTTTGGCGGTGTCTCCTTTGGCCCCCAGATAGACCATGGCCAGAGCTGAACTGATGCTCAGAGGGGAGAAAAATATGTTTCCATCTGCATGGTTTTCACTCAGTGTACGGTAAAGGTCCAGAGCAAACGCTGTGTTTGAGTTCCGAACAGTGGATGAAGGGTTGGTGAAAGGTATTGCCTCACCGTCTTTGGACTTATTTGGACTTTGTTGCCGAACGCAGCCACTGAAACCAGATCCCATCTCAACTCTGCGAAGAATTATGGATGAGAAAGGCTACTCATCCATAATTGTTGTAATGACAgatgtctgtctgtaaacaatagcTGGTTGCGGGAGAGATAAATATAGTCTACTTACATTGGTGTTTGTCGTTGCTCTGAAACCCCTTTTCCTTCTTCCGTTTATTGAGGACACTTCTTTTCTAAGTGGGAGTGGTTGcaggagaaggagatgaggatgtGGTTTCACTTTTCTCATTGGTTCCCTCTCCCATCGACTCTGTGTCAGTATCATAATCCTGGTTTAGTTACCACTTTACAAGCTATAGAAATAGGCCTCATTGTAAATATACATGTATCTATGTGGGTCTTACAGGCACTAAATGGTATTTTGACCAACCATATCAGATCTTTCCACTTCAGATCTTTTTCAAAGCTGATCTGATTTTCTATTCCCAAAACTAGATTATGAACAAAGTTGACTAAGTTTTGTAGGCTTTACCCTTTAAAAGTTTATTAAAACCGAGTTGTTTAAAGGACTACAAATGGTAATTGAGTTTTTGCACACACGCActtcagagtaggcgttccctaacggaattatgcaaatacatgctagaacgcgccaataggatctctCAGGCTCGTACTTGACTCTGCCCCCCTTCTTGCTTGTTTTGCCCACTATGACTCATTTGTTCCCATTAGAAACGACAGgttgtggtctatcttggttgaGCTATAAACATCTTTGGTCGGGCGTTGCCAAGATGTACACTCGTTTGAATTATTAAATGGCGACATCATGTGGCCAAGGCAGAAATACACACAATGAAAGCAAGGAGGAAAGAGTTTATGAATCTATTTCTTTATTTCAAATCCCTAAGGTCGATGTCCGCGCCCCCCGCTGAAATcgaattagcataatacaaaCATCTCCATACAAATCCATCAGTTTAAACTAGAAATatctgtttttttgcattggatgcatctcaatcccccctggaaagatgagactcactAACACGATGGTGTTTTGCTATACGACCCCCACAAGCTTGTTGGGACTCCTCTGAAGTCGATCTGCCAATTtatgtctgtagcgtccgaacagtttgggctcTACGCTAATATGACCCCTTTGTGGGTGAGACTCTCAAATGTTACATGTCGGTTGTTTTGCTCAAGGACTAGGACTCACAAGACTCACAAGAATGGAAATATATAGAGACTTTTTGGTGGCAAAAAATAATGTCCAAAATAATAacaaatgtttcctgatctttcttaaaTCTTTCAGATATTTTTCATGTAGTGATACTTTAAAgggtcttaaaattcaaaatgcacatgaccaagggtgctccattcttaaaggggacatcagtaattaacagaacataacacttGGTTCtttaaacaattccatatagcttagggGAACCCCTGTCCCCACCCACCTTCATTAATACCAAGCAATAGACTTGCAGCGGGGTCTATGTCCTATCTCCGCTGGATTCTTTCCTCCATGACCCAGAAACCGATAAGTGTTGGTGGAGTGTGTCAATTTGTTAGTAAGCAAAAGGAAAACGGCTCTCCCCTAATCGACACCCTCCTTTTAGCGTGGAAGGCAAGTGTAGGCTATCTTACcaatagagatagatagagaactcATGTTTGTATctggggaaccactacttcaaggtctcagagcaagtgacgtcactgattgaaacgtcaccgattgaaacgctatttagcgcgcaccgctaactaagctagccatttcacatccgttacactagtgATGTGTAGATCAGCAGTTTTTACACCTGCAACCGCCTGCAATTGCTTATAACCCATCGGAAACCGCAAGACTATATGTCAaaaagtgaaaatctgaggcccGCACCCGACCCTAACCAGCTAATATAGAAAATGAACTGCAGGCTACAATCCGAGACAGCGTAATATTTTTTTTGACAGGGGATGCATGATTTTTGTGCCTAATTTATatatgtttctgcttataatttcctACATTTTGGTAGGCTActtgttagtcaacttgtctataaatagatacagtgcattctgaaatgatattttttacacattttgttacagccttattctaaaatggattaaattgtttcccccccATCATttatctacacataataccccataatgacaaagcaaaacaggtttttagatttaaaaaaaagtttctcccattcctctctgcagatcttctcaagctctgtcaggttggatggggagctttgctgcacagctatttttagctctctccagagatgtttgatcgggttcaagtccgggctctggctgggccactcagagacaatcagagacttgtcccaaagcccctcctgcgttgttttggctgtgtgcttagggtcgttgtcttgttggaaggtgagccttcgcctcagtctgaggtcctgagcgctctggagcaggttttcatcaaggatctctctatacttctctctgttcatctttccccgatcctgactagtctccaagtccctgccactgaaaaacatccccacagcatgatgctgccaccaccatgcttcaccatagggatggtgccaggttacctccagatgcttggcattcagtccaatGAGTTCTATTTCGGTCtcttcagaccagagaaacttgtttctcatggtctgagttctTTAGGTAcattttggaaaactccaagcgggctgtcatgagcttttactgatgagtggcttcagtctggcaactctaccataaaggcctgattggtggagtgctgcagagatggttgtccttctggaaggttctcccatctctacagaggaactctggagctctgtcagagtaaccattgggttcttggtcacctccctgaccaaggaccttttcccccgattgctcagtttgaccgggcggccagctctagtaagagtcttggtagttccaaacttcttccatttaagaatggtggaggccactttgttcttggggaccttcaatgttgcagacattttttgatacccttccccagatctgtgcctcgacatcaTTCCGTCTCGGTTTTTGCTTAGACATGCACTTCCAACTGTGGGACGTTATATAGAAAGGtttatgcctttccaaatcatgtccaatcaattgagtttatcacaggtggactccaatcaagttgtagaaacatctcaaggatgataaatggaaacaggatgcatgcacctgagctcaatttcgagtctcacagcaaagggtctgaatacttattgttataatgtatatacagttgaagtcggaagtttacatacacttaggttggagttattaaaacttgtttttcaaccactccacaaatttcttgttaactaacgaatgggtcttccaaatggacaatgaccccaagcatacttacaaagttgtggcaaaatggctcaaggacaacaaagtcaaggtattggagtggccatcacaaagccctgtcctcaagcctatagataatttgtgggcagaactgacaaagcatgtgcgagcaagaaggcctacaaacctgacccagttacaccagctctatcaggaggaatgggccaaaattcacccaacttattgtggaaggctaaaaatgtttgacccaagttcaacaatttaaaggcagtgctaccaaatatgaattgagtgtattgaaacttctgacccactgggaatgtgatgaaagaaataaaagctgaaataaatcattgtctctactattattctgacatttgacattcttaaaataaag
Encoded here:
- the LOC123997552 gene encoding leukocyte elastase inhibitor-like isoform X2: MGSGFSGCVRQQSPNKSKDGEAIPFTNPSSTVRNSNTAFALDLYRTLSENHADGNIFFSPLSISSALAMVYLGAKGDTAKQMAKEFIEATQKFYHAELKAMDFIGAAEESRAQINSWVEKKTDNKIKVMLKPGTLSSMTRLVLVNAVYFKAQWISEFHEADTMEHTFQVNENEKRQVQMMVQVKKLPYNYIPQFKLQILELPYKGEELSMFFLLPADSNYPDQLLELGRELTPERIHKWTKRQKMGTRTKVQVSIPKFKLQEDYQLNTPLASLGMVDVFDQDRADLSGMSAAMEEEVYLSNVTHKAFVDVNERGTEAGASTGAEGKMYGFSNMHYFTADHPFIFFIRHNQTQSILFLGRFSSPEEGDSEGRFL
- the LOC123997552 gene encoding leukocyte elastase inhibitor-like isoform X1, giving the protein MGSGFSGCVRQQSPNKSKDGEAIPFTNPSSTVRNSNTAFALDLYRTLSENHADGNIFFSPLSISSALAMVYLGAKGDTAKQMAKTLCLDTAPDVHSEFQKLGSKINKPSASYQLKLVNCLCGEETFNFFPEFIEATQKFYHAELKAMDFIGAAEESRAQINSWVEKKTDNKIKVMLKPGTLSSMTRLVLVNAVYFKAQWISEFHEADTMEHTFQVNENEKRQVQMMVQVKKLPYNYIPQFKLQILELPYKGEELSMFFLLPADSNYPDQLLELGRELTPERIHKWTKRQKMGTRTKVQVSIPKFKLQEDYQLNTPLASLGMVDVFDQDRADLSGMSAAMEEEVYLSNVTHKAFVDVNERGTEAGASTGAEGKMYGFSNMHYFTADHPFIFFIRHNQTQSILFLGRFSSPEEGDSEGRFL